The Ranitomeya variabilis isolate aRanVar5 chromosome 7, aRanVar5.hap1, whole genome shotgun sequence DNA window cggttacaaccagggcacgtccgagggtgagtatatccctatttttttatttttattctttattttacacatgaatgtggatcccagagcctgaaggagagtttcctctccttcagaccctgggaaccatccaggatcacttccgatatttgtgtcccattgacttgtattggtatcgggtatcggtatcggcaatatccgatatttttcggatatcggccgatacaatccgataccgacactttcaaatatcggaaggtatcgctcaacactagttaccacataCTTTTTAAAAAGGAGTCACCATGCTTTCCACCAGGAGACAGAACCACTTTACATACATTGGCATCACGCGTTAGTGAACGCTCATAGCATTGAATGCATTCTAAATTGCCTGGATCTTTTTAAAACATCAAGACCTGTTTTACCCCACTTGAATACTGAGAAAATTGAGTCAGAAGAGTGCTTCTAAGTACTGTACAAAAGTCTTGTTATTACAGTatcatgttaggtgtcaagttcccgcctctgcacagggggaatctcaaaccatctccgctgtggtctcccattcttttccagccgcagtggagtctgctcagtggagacgtcggtcccagcatctagctcagcctgatactggaagactggttactgctgcccttccaggctctgtccttgtagccagcaatgttcagcagcgagcaggcctttctgggactaagtcatgctcaggtcctgttgcggctcctattcgtCCATCTGGAAGATCTTGTAGCACTGACGCTATAAAGGGTtctcatggccgctcggccatgcgctagcgtacatttgaaaatgtgtgtgtgttgatgagtgcaggtcgttctttaatcatcccctcccttgtgtatgactgctcgcgtaaggtggatgtctgctatatagcgcccggctgagctatcagcacaaaaacacacgaaacagcatctaattgctgtgacacggcgacgtttgcctccaaattgtcctttaaggagacaattacaataggctcatccactcgttaggtagagctctgcgtggattctggggcggagggcaaattaatgtcttctgccttcgcccaacatcacgcaatacccctggtaatgttaactcaaccagtaaccgtgcgagtggtgaatgggtcaacactgccctcacagataacacaccagaccatcccttttactttgtccatgtcgccatctcatcaggagattatatctctgcttgtcattcctgagagaattgatgaggtcctgttggggataccttggctacggtaccactctccacaattTGAGTGGTCCACattcagaattttgggatggggtgaatcttgtgggggtagatgtcagagggaatgcattcaggttgctactacagcggtactcgcagatctttcctctcttcccaagcaatattggccctatgcggacttgttctccaaaagggctgcggagaaccttccgcctcaccgcccctatgactgtcctattgacctcttgcctggtgctgagcctccctggggtcgagtctatccgttgtctctcccggagatggaggcaatgacacagtacatccaggagaatctggcaagaggattcattaggaagtcagtgtcacctgcagggtctgggttcttcttcgtgtagaagaagaacggggaactacttccatgcatagactacaggggtcttaacgccatcaccgttaagaataagtatcctctgcccctgacatctgagctctttgacaggcttcggggagcaagggtatttactaaactagatctgcggggtgcttacaacctgattggcatccgtgagggggatgaatggaagacggcttttaacaccagggatgggcactatgactaccttgtgatgccctttgggctttgtaatgccccagccattttccaagactttgtaaacgatatcttccgggatatgctctccacctcggtcgtagtctatctggatgatattctcatctactctacagatattgcctcccaccggagagatgtttgcagagtcttcgacctcttacgggcaaattccctctacgccaagttgaagaaatgtgtgtttgagcaggagtccttacctttcttgggctatatcatctctgcccagggattggctatggatcctgccaaactacaggctgtgatggactggcaagaaccccattctcaaagcggtgcagcgctttatggggttcattaactactatcgccagttcctccctcatttctcaactttggtagctcccttggtagccctcaccaagaagggagcaaatcccaaattgtggtctgaggaggtctccaaggccttcacttctattaagtctcattttgctagcgctcccatcctacatctccccgatgttgataagccgtttataatggaggtgcatgcctcatccgttggtgctggagcagtcctctttcaaaaagatgctcaaggtcggaagcatccttgcttcttcttttccaagacgttcataccatcggggacagggagttgctagctatgaagttggctttctcagagtgtagACATCTTTTGGGGGAgctctctttcccttccaagttttcacagaccacaaaaatttggtctatttacagacagcccagtggctaaattctcgccaggccagatggtccctgttcttccccctattccatttcaccctccattttctctccctggggagaagaacattcctgccgatgctctctcttgctccgttgtatcatctgaggaggaggaagaggagcctcagcttattgtcccttctgagagcctgagaaccgtggctctggtttcgctagagtctgtgcaagacttttgtacctttaAATTTgtgtccagaggttctctcttgggctcactcgtccagggtgggtggacattttgggaccaaaagtacATCTGAGCTGCTTACAGTATGAATCAGGGGAATCGCGTTCctgaacaagaaacataacatTTGTATCTATAGTTACGGATAGGCACAAGTGCCATTAAAAGGTCAAGGAGTCACTATACCAGGACGAGTGTCAGACTCAGTACAGCTATTAATATGTATTAAAAGGCTAAACTGAACCTTAAAATGACAGCTGAACAATCTAAAACGTAAAGGATTGATTTTTACCCATGTGGATCTTAGTAATACACCAGActgacagccccaacgcgcgttttgcatgGGCTTCCTCAGGGGCCGTGCACAACCAGAAAGTAGAAAAAGTAAGGCTTTTTAAACAAAAGCAAGAAAAGAGACATTGCATTCAGACTGATTTAAATGTAGCCATTACACTGTGTTACACCATGCAACATCATGTGGATGAAAACAAGATGCAAACACCTGATTTGCAAAACACTGGGTGAAAATTACCTCAGTGTAAACACTTTTTGCATAACTCGTACATGAAATATTAACTTCACTCAACACATTACTGGTTCAAACAAAGACTCGTCCACGGGAGGTTCATGATGCTGAATGCAGGATGGATCCTTATGATAATCGTTGTCACCTTAGAAACTGTCTTGGGATATAGTCTGAGTTTATTCATCTTGGTGGCTGGTGTCAACAGCCTGAGGACTGGACAGAAGTTGAATCCTCCCAATGTAATCCACCTTGTCATAGGGGTTGTGAACTTTGCGTTCCAGTGTTTGCTCACCTTACAGGGTGTATTATCCAAGGTCTATTTCTATTTCGTGTGTATTAAGGAGTTCTACGGCCCGATCACTGTGGGCACGCTGACTCTTACATACTTCACCTACTGGCTCACTGCCTGGCTCTGCATCTACTACTGTGTCACCATCTCTACCTTCAGTCATCTAGTCTTCGCCTGGACAAAGAGGAACTTCTCAATGTATCTACCACATCTTCTTCTCCTGTCAGCAGCCGGATGTCTCCTGATTAGTCTTCCGTCCATCTGGACCACAAATTCACAAGTCACTCCAGAATCTTCTGTGAACAGCAGCCATGACCCCAAATTTATCAATTGCTCTGTCCATACTCAGCCTTTATACATACAAAGTGCGTCATTTCTAGGATGCTACGTGCCATTTCTACTTATCTTGGTCTCTATCATAGTGACCAACTATTCACTGATAAGACATCTGTGGAAGATCAAGCAGAAGGAATCTGGATTATCCCAAACCAAATACCAGGCTCACGTTAATGCCGTAAGAACCATGTGGTTGTTCCTTACAATCTCCATCATATTCTGTATAAGTGAAATTTTGCTTTTTTCACTAAACCCCGACCCTGACGATTATCGCATAGTCGTCAGCTTTTTGGTATTTATGTCTTTTCCAGCAGCAGAGTCTCTCGTCATTATCTATGCCAATCCCAAGCTAAGGAGACAAATCATGGCGAAGATCCTGTGGTTTTACCAAAAGTTATAGTTGTAACACTGGGAAGAGTCAGTCTTGGGTCTACTCTAGTGATCAGTGTAAAACAAATGGAATACCTCAAGATTTATAATACATTCTTTTAGTACAATAGTGTTGTGCATTATACTCTGATGTTTCCTGATCTGTAAAGCTGAGTAAAAGCAAATGTAACACATTTTGTATACCTCAATCTGCATATTCTACCTTCACTCATGTTAGCCATAGAGTAGATACAAGGCACATCAGTGGATCAGGCACTAGGAATTGTTCTGCATTCCTAGAGTACAGGAATTTGTGTAACTGTCCTTGTCCGTACTTAGTGTAGGTGTATGGTAGGGCTGACACTAACCTCCATTACTCTAGAGACAAAGTCCACCAAAAGAGCACAGCATGAAATGTATGGAAAGACCTGGAGTAAGATGAGCTGCTAGTAGAGTCTGGAACATCCAGATGGAGAACCAACAGAGTCAGGAATGTCCAGATGGAGAACCAACAGAGTCAGGAACGCCCAAATGGAGAGCCAACAGAGTCAGGAACATCCAGATGGAGAACCAACAGAGTCACGAACGTCCAGATGGAGAACCAACAGAGTCAGGAACATCCAAATGGAGAGCCAACAGAGTCAGGAACATCCAGATGGAGAACCAACAGAGTCAGGAACGTCCAGATGGAGAACCAGCAGAGTAAGGAACGTCCAAATGGAGAGTCAACAGAGTCAGGAACGTCCAAATGGAGAACCAGCAGAGTCAGGAACATCCAAATGGAGAGCCAACAGAGTCAGGAATGTCTAGATGGAGAACCAACAGAGTCAGGAATGTCCAGATTTAGAACCAACAGAGTCAGGAACGTCCAGATGGAGAACCAACAGAGTCAGGAACGTCCAGATGAAGAACCACGCATACAATGTTGGTTTCAGGTTAATGCATTTAGAGAACATTATTTCTTCTTCATCTTGGAAGTGACAAATATAATAACATTACTAAATATATACATTTCTATGTAGTGACTGCCTCCATAGTTGGCCAAGCTCTTTCCATCAGTCAGAGGCTGTATTTAACTAGAGCTGGATCCTACCTGCTGTATATTTGCAGAGTTGTATCTCAAAAAAAAAAGTTGTCCCATCAAAGAAAAGTCACCTTGTCTTGGTTGTCGGGCTTACAGGAATTGACTAATTTGTGCCCGAAGAACCCCAGCTGTATAAgaatagtctatatggcagtaatgcagttgacATTTATACATTTCTATGGGTATAGTTGTCTGGGCGCGAATAGCAGCCGGTCTTTTTGACATGTAAAGAGAACATACCATTCTCCAAATGCGTTGTTCTAGAATAATCATTTTATGCACCTTCCATCATCAGAACTTTCCTGGCAGCACAACTTACTTAATTAAAACTCTACTCAAGCTGCTCgtagaaaagaaaaaatgaa harbors:
- the LOC143785205 gene encoding taste receptor type 2 member 143-like is translated as MLNAGWILMIIVVTLETVLGYSLSLFILVAGVNSLRTGQKLNPPNVIHLVIGVVNFAFQCLLTLQGVLSKVYFYFVCIKEFYGPITVGTLTLTYFTYWLTAWLCIYYCVTISTFSHLVFAWTKRNFSMYLPHLLLLSAAGCLLISLPSIWTTNSQVTPESSVNSSHDPKFINCSVHTQPLYIQSASFLGCYVPFLLILVSIIVTNYSLIRHLWKIKQKESGLSQTKYQAHVNAVRTMWLFLTISIIFCISEILLFSLNPDPDDYRIVVSFLVFMSFPAAESLVIIYANPKLRRQIMAKILWFYQKL